Proteins co-encoded in one Armatimonadota bacterium genomic window:
- a CDS encoding SIS domain-containing protein — MNKAQEYYQKISEILAKINETQAEKIQEAAEIVTDLIARDGILYLLGGGHSLMVAAEAYHRAGGLAPVDIIHDKSFGRAERCEGYAKQLLDWYDPPSGSVVIIISNSGRNALGIEMALECKARGIKTIAITSLAHSKSVTARHPSGKRLFEIADIVIDNCGIPGDAILEVEGLPGRICATSTIAGAMIVNMIMAQTVENLINRGIEPPVFISANVEGGDEHNKRIFKKYQRFIKGL, encoded by the coding sequence ATGAATAAAGCCCAGGAATACTATCAAAAAATATCTGAAATTCTTGCAAAAATTAACGAGACTCAGGCAGAAAAGATTCAGGAAGCGGCTGAGATAGTGACCGACTTGATAGCACGTGATGGCATCCTTTATCTTTTAGGCGGCGGGCACTCTTTGATGGTTGCAGCCGAAGCGTACCACCGCGCTGGAGGCCTTGCGCCGGTTGATATAATTCATGATAAAAGCTTCGGTAGAGCAGAGCGCTGTGAGGGGTATGCAAAGCAACTTTTGGATTGGTATGACCCACCTTCAGGTTCGGTTGTTATTATTATTTCGAATTCTGGGCGGAATGCTCTTGGAATCGAAATGGCACTTGAATGCAAAGCTCGCGGCATTAAGACCATTGCTATTACTTCACTTGCTCACTCCAAATCTGTAACTGCAAGACATCCTTCGGGCAAGCGACTTTTTGAGATTGCTGACATTGTTATAGATAACTGCGGCATTCCTGGCGATGCCATTTTGGAAGTTGAAGGCCTTCCTGGGAGGATTTGTGCGACCTCTACCATTGCAGGTGCAATGATAGTAAATATGATAATGGCCCAGACTGTGGAGAACCTTATTAATCGCGGTATAGAGCCGCCAGTATTTATTAGCGCTAATGTTGAAGGCGGCGATGAGCATAACAAGAGAATTTTTAAAAAATACCAGAGGTTTATTAAGGGGTTGTAA